The genomic interval TAAATTTAAATAGACCCCCTCATCCGCTATACAAATAAGTTAATTTGGATCTCTACCTCTGTggaattgtttttttctttttcctccattttaGCCTATTTGGGATTCTGACCATTTTCTTTGGTGATCATATAAATTATGGTACTCACCAGGAAACTGTCATTATCTCCCATTATGCCATTATGATGGTACTTGTAGGAATAAATGAACTaaacagtaatatttattgaatgcctatcaTGTGTAGAACACAATAGGAGAGtaggagagtacatcagaatcaaagcatggtccctgccttcagggagctgacAATCTGTTGTGGAAGGCAAGCAGACATAAATCATTTCCAAATAGAGGTAGTAGGAGACAGAACAAGAGGTCAACCAGTAGTAGCATGGGTTATATCTCTTAAGAAACTAgagttatgtgtgtgtgtgtgtgggggggggggggggaggctttTTTCTTTAAAAGTTTCTAGAAATAAGCCAAAATATCCAAGCTTGTAAAGTCAAATTCCTAATCGTTCCTATCTGTTCAGTATCCAAGAATATCTTCTGATCATAGAATTATGATGAAAttcaagaaagggagaaaaagacatTCTGTCAATTTGTTAGAATACTATTTTCAATAGGTCAGCACATGTTCTGTTAGCTTTCTGTTGCCCTCTGAATCTGAACCAAATTtatgtattttcatttttaaacagTTTGTTCTCCTTTCATTTAGCTTGCTGATGACCGCATGGCACTGGTATCAGGCATCAGTTTAGATCCAGAAGCAGCAATTGGTGTAACAAAACGGTTACCTCCCAAATGGGTTGATGGAGTGGATGAAGTAAGTTGACTGTCAAAGTTGCACGTTTGAAATATTTTTTACTTAGGGAACTAATGTGGTATGTTTTCTAAGTTTGCACTGTTCAGATTCATTTTGAATAGGGATTTTTTCATGAAAATAATTTGAAACATCTCATTTCTGTGCCATATGTAGAGATTAATTGGAGTGATTTTGCTCTCCTTTAATGGGTCACTAGCAACTCATTACACAGAGTGTGGTAACCGTAACTCCTTTGTGCTTGGGAAACAAGGGACAACAGGTAGGGGTGGAAAAAGGTTTACAGGGGTTTCTTTGAAAATTTTAAAGTTGCCTTTCATTGACATTCCTCTTAGGGGAAATGTTGGTGTGAAACCCCAAGAATCAACTAAACTTTCAAGAAAGCTATGGGCCCAATTTCACCATCACTTGGGGAAAAACAGCCCCCATGTTGCTGATGGGCACAGCTCTCCTCCTGACCCATACCCCTTAAAATTGAAAAATGTttcagaattataattataatagatCCTCTCTTTTTGTGGTAGAAAATGGAGGAAATATAGAATAAGGAAGAATTCATTTGATAAGGATGTACAATAAAATGTATATTCCCAACTCAGTAGTATATATTAGTGCCtgctgcatgcaaaacactgtatgctAAGCTGCCGTGTCAGTACAATCAGAGTTagggtagacatgattcttgccgtCAAAATTTACgggcattaaattacagatattgctGGAAAATGAGGTTCCTTTTATTTGCATAAAGGAAGGGCACTTCTTGTCCTGGCTGGCTGCGGCCACACTGTATCAGAGGGGTTTATTTAAAAGGGGAACACATCATCTCTTCCCATTGAGATTGCTAATTTTTTTGGTTCAGAAAATATACTTTATCTCAGAGCCTTCTTTAATGTTGAGGCTCATTTCTTTGGGATTGATTCCATAGAATTATTGAAGTTGTATGTACTTTCTCACTTTGGAATAACTAATCACTTGGAGGAAATTACTTACGACTACTGACCTGTTGATTTTTGTTGTTTAGATACAGTATGATGTTGGCCGAATTAAGCAGAAGATGAAAGAATTAGCTAGTCTTCATGATAAGCATTTAAACAGACCTACCTTGGATGATAGCACTGAGGAAGAACATGCTATTGAAATAACAACCCAAGAAATCACACAGGTAAGTTGAAAAATGTTTAACTGGAGAGGTTTAATGCTCAACTCTTAAATCCCAGTTTCTATGACTTTTCCTTAGGATCCTAGATTAGCAGTGAGGACTTCTCATGGCAGTTCTCTTGGtaggcagtcagtaaatactactgattgagtagGGAATATGAATTGTATTAttacctccaatttagactgtgagtccaaactgattatcttctatttaccccagctcttagtacagtacttggtacatagtaagagcttaacaagtgccattaaaaaaaaaagcaaaacaaaaccccaGCATCTACTAGGAGGTCAGCAATCCTTTGACCATGGTGTCAGGGGTGATACCTAAGACTGTCTGGTTGCCATTGTAAGCTCTAGCTGTGCTGAGAATACCAGTGCCCACTTGCTGGTCACATTGCCACTTCCTTTTTAAAACAGTTACTCTGGAAATCAGAGCTGCCACTGCTGGCAAACATTCAGTAatgtttgagtgcctactgtaagtAAACTGACATTTTGATCCCCTTGATCTGGGATAGTATAGCATTGATAGTATACTAACAGAGGAAGCTTAAAGAATGGAACTACCTGTCATTCCAAAGATCCCATTTCCTGAATCCTGCCTTCTGCAAACGAAGCCCAGGACCCATCTGATTCCACAATACTGAAGGTGCGATCCAGGGACGTGGGGGAAGTTCAGGGAATAGCAGGCAGTTCTGCTCTCTCTGCCCAGTTCAGCCCAGGGCCACAAAATGCTGCCATATTAGCACCAGACAATTAAGAGTTCACTCAGATCCTGATGTAGCGGTGAACGTATTTGGAAGCTTGGGTAGAGATCTACAAGAGTGCTGTGTTTTGTACCCACAGACTATTACTTTGTACTCAACTCGATAAGCCAAAAGAGGTCTAGGACTTACCCAGTCTGATCCATGTTTGTGAATTGCCTACCCTGCTCAAAATGTGAAAAATCTACAGCAAGACCAGGCATCTTTCCTGCCTAGGGCCCCTATAAGCTGAATTTGAGCAAGTTATTTGTCCCATGGTGATCCATCTGATAATGCCAATTCTATTTTCAGCTGTTTCACAGGTGTCAGAGAGCAGTGCAGGCTCTGCAGTGTAGAGCACGAAATTGTACAGAACAGGAAGAACGAGTTCTCCGAAATGTAGTGTCCTCTCTAGCACAGTCTCTTCAGGAGTTGTCCACCAATTTTCGACATGCACAGTCAGGCTATCTCAAACGTAAGTGTCCTTTTGCCAGCAAAGTCAATCATTTTGAATGTTTTTCAATGGAGAAAATAGCCTCATTTTTGTAGTTCAGAGTATAAGAAAGTGCAAATGAATGTTTGATGTTCATCTTTGGAGATGTACCACTCTTCTATAAACCTACTAGCACATTTGAGTAGGGTGGAAGAAAGGACTGTCTTGCCTTCTGTCGATATTGATAGTATACTAAGCAACTTTGTCTTTAGTTCATTATTCTGTTTTCaggaaggcccagggaagtggggcACAAATGGAAGCAGATTTTCTGAGAAAGCTAGCTTCTGTCTCACTACTCTGATgtagatgagggagggagaagaaaggaaaccCCACTTTTGTCTCCGTATTTCAAAAAGATATAGAGTcaagaacataagaaatgccattactctGTCAGATCAGTAGTCCAACCATCTCAGCACCCTTTCTCCAGTAGTGGCCACAGGACATTAAGAGGACATTAATCCATCCTAATGATTAAGTGTATACCAACTAATATCTCTAACTATTTATTCTATAGTCTTACCTTTTCTCCTTTTACTAACCCATTTCAGATCTTTcgaccatgaatttatccaaacctcttTTGGAGAACTTATTGATATTTTTTGCCTGCACATATCAATTCCATATATTCACCACATATTGTGTGAAGAGCGTTTTTTTTGAACCTTCTATCTTAGGGTTTAAATGGGGGCTCCTTCCTCCAGTTGTTCAATTAAACAGCAGTTTGTTTTTCATGCCATACACTTCCTTCatggctggaactccctctgccttcatatGGTAGACCACCACTTGCTCCATCATTAGAGCCCTGTTTATCATAAGtgctccagaggccttccctgacaaacgtctcatctcccctgctccccattttccctcccgtctgcatcacttatgccctTGAGCCTAGAcgtaagatcattgtgagcatggaatgtgtctaccaactctgttgcattgtactctcccaagtgcttagtacagtgctctgcacaaagtgagtgctcagaaaataccaatgattgagtcCATACTCCCTAAACACTTTGTTACTCACtccaccccctcagcacttatgtacgtaaccTTATATTCTGTGGCTTCCCccatgtataatttattttaacatctgccatgcccactagattgtaaactaattgatagtagggattgtgtctactaactgttgtagtctcccaagcacttaattcattgtTCTacacgttgattgattgacttcaggaATGCTCCCTGTCAACTTTCCTGTTTCCAGACTGAAGTGTCCTAATCTTTCAGCCTATTCTCAGGTTGACTTACTTGCTTTCTCCTTTTTGTCTTGGTTGCCCTTCTCTGTAACGTCTCCTACTCTCTTCAGTCATCCATCATAAAATGCAGTGACTAGAACTTCATGCCAACTTTTGGTTTcgtgtgggagggagaaaaggaggcacTACTCTTAAGAGGGCAAGCTGAAATGGAGTTTGGGAATAGCAGGCTTTGAAAAGCAAATGTTTCAGTTTCTGGTTAAGCAATCAAAAACACTTAGCTCTTTTCAGCCTTTCTCTTATCTTACTGAAGTGCTAAGGTGAGTGAAGCTGTCCCAAAAGGTATTGGAGTGAAGGTAATAGCTTTACCTCCATGGCTTCTATGGCATCAATATTTGGAGGGATCAAAGTAAGGCCATATTCTACTTGAACAGAGTGGTGAAATTCTACGTTTACTTTCTAACCCATTTCTAGTTACCTTGCTTTGCTTTTGGCTGCCATCACTCATTCGACTAGTAATTTGAAAGCACAGTCACATTGACTTGTAGGTCATTCCTGTGTGATGTGATAGCCCATAATATATCTTCAGGTGAATGGCTCAGCACAGAttatcaccactactgcaaaagcAACTCAAGTGTGTTCCTGTTGGCTGTAGAACATCCCTTTCCCCTATTGACCATTGGCACCTGACTGACGCTCACCTAAATGGCAAAGGAACTAGCAGAGGTGCATTATTAGATTTTCATGGTGTAAGTGTGCAGAGATTCTTACCCTAAAGCCATCTTATTCACCAGTTACAGCATCATCTTCAAGCCAGAGAACAAATCTGCAAACCCCAAGTAGTTGTAGTTTGGGTTTCATCTAGTGGGCAGGTAATATATGTGTCATtacatcaagcagtggtatttgagtgcttactctgtgcagagcactgtactaagtgctcgggagagttcagtatagtacagttggtagacctgatccctgcactccaggagcttacagtctagtggatgttCTCCATTTGCTTAGAGGAATACTGTGTAATTAATACAGGTACTCTGTGATTAATATTTTTTAAGATGATAATGGAGCCTTCCTCTTAAAGCAACAGAAAATCCTTTCCTGAATCTTCAAACCTGAAGTTTCCTACATgaaagaattgattatagtgaaaATGGTTTGCACTCTCACCCCTGCCCATTGTGTTCGCACTGGAGCAGAAAGTGTAGTGGGCAGGGAcgcagcacattgtgaagtgcacaCAATCTTTTGTGTACAAGATCTGTTTATGGCCAAAGGAACTGTACTGTCCTGCCAGTGATGGGCTGGTAGCATCGTAACCCAAGAGGCGGCTGACTTGGTAGCAGCTGTTTGTGGTCTTCACTGCCCACTTTACCCAGCTACTTTTCAAGTTTTTTCCTGGGCTtgtccatcatcaattgtatttattgagcgcttactatgtgcagagcactgtactaagcacttgggaagtacaaattggcaacatatagagacagtccctacccaacagtgggctcacggtctaaaagggggagacagagaacaaaaccaaacatactaacaaaataaaatagaatagatatgtagaaataaattaaataaataaatagagtaaaaaaatatgtacaaacatatatacatatatacaggtgctttggggaagggagggaggtaagatggggggatggagaggggggttagAAACCTTCAGCATTTCTGTCACCTCCCCTAAACTGTagccttattgtgggcagggaacgtgtctaccaactctgttatccaagtgcttagtaccgtattaagcattcagtaaaatacgattgattgattattggcaaAACCGCAGCAGGCATTCCCCTACTTGtctaactgggattagaacccaggccccttcaTTCCCAGAGCCATGTTCATTCCATGGGGACCAACCGTAGGATAATACTTGCTGTACTCCTTATGTCATGTGCTGTAGTAACTACTTTTTCATGAAAGATAATTTTTAAAATGGATTAGCTCAAACAGCATCAAATGCCATATGTTTTTCTAATGTGCTTGGatgtaaatataatatataaatagctGTTATTTAGAAATCTGAAAATATAACTTGCTTTTGCTTTCACATAAGTGAAATAAGCAGTACTTGATCATTAAAATATCCTTTCCACTACTTTGTAAATTCTAACTAAATATTAATCATTTGTAATTCCTTTAGCTATATTAGGTGTctatctgattttttttcttaaaagctGCTAAGAAATGATTGCTTGGCTTCACAGTGGGGCCttttctagaccgtaagatcgtcgtgcgcagggaatatgtcaataagtaccgctgattgattttACCACTCTAAGGCAGAAGCAACCAAAATGGTAGAGTTATCTTATGTATATGTAaaatagatttatatatatatatatatgactagAATTAGCTATTGCTCATATTTTTAATAGGCATGAAGAATCGAGAGGAAAGATCACAGCACTTTTTTGATACATCAGTACCGCTTATGGATGATGGAGAAGACAATACTCTTTATGATAGGGTAAGCTAAATGGCTAGGAAAATCCTTAATATTTTCCATGTATTTCTCTCTCTGTACATATCAAGTTATTTTGTTCTGCAAATATGCGGAATCACCCCAAAATGATTCATGTGTTCTTAAGGAGAGAGAACTTTTCTTTGCGTGAATGCGTACCTTTCCGTGAGGTATTTTGATGATCAGTTCCACTTTAGTACCTCTTATAACCTCCCAATTACTTAAAGGCCTTGAGATCTTTTGAAGAAATGTATTAAATTTTTCATCTCTATTTTTGTTTCAACAGGGTTTTACGGATGACCAGTTAGTATTGGTGGAACAAAATACACTAATGGTTGAAGAGAGGGAGCGTGAAATTCGCCAGATTGTGCAGTCTATTTCTGACCTAAATGAAATTTTTAGGGACTTAGGAGCAATGATAGTGGAACAG from Tachyglossus aculeatus isolate mTacAcu1 chromosome 8, mTacAcu1.pri, whole genome shotgun sequence carries:
- the STX16 gene encoding syntaxin-16 isoform X2, with protein sequence MATRRLTDAFLLLRNNSIQNRQLLAEQVSSYTSSSSTCSPLHSRSLAALADDRMALVSGISLDPEAAIGVTKRLPPKWVDGVDEIQYDVGRIKQKMKELASLHDKHLNRPTLDDSTEEEHAIEITTQEITQLFHRCQRAVQALQCRARNCTEQEERVLRNVVSSLAQSLQELSTNFRHAQSGYLKRMKNREERSQHFFDTSVPLMDDGEDNTLYDRGFTDDQLVLVEQNTLMVEEREREIRQIVQSISDLNEIFRDLGAMIVEQGTVLDRIDYNVEQSCIKTEDGLKQLHKAEQYQKKNRKMLVILILFVIVIVLLVVLVGVKSH
- the STX16 gene encoding syntaxin-16 isoform X1 codes for the protein MATRRLTDAFLLLRNNSIQNRQLLAEQVSSYTSSSSTCSPLHSRSLAAELDELADDRMALVSGISLDPEAAIGVTKRLPPKWVDGVDEIQYDVGRIKQKMKELASLHDKHLNRPTLDDSTEEEHAIEITTQEITQLFHRCQRAVQALQCRARNCTEQEERVLRNVVSSLAQSLQELSTNFRHAQSGYLKRMKNREERSQHFFDTSVPLMDDGEDNTLYDRGFTDDQLVLVEQNTLMVEEREREIRQIVQSISDLNEIFRDLGAMIVEQGTVLDRIDYNVEQSCIKTEDGLKQLHKAEQYQKKNRKMLVILILFVIVIVLLVVLVGVKSH
- the STX16 gene encoding syntaxin-16 isoform X3, with protein sequence MATRRLTDAFLLLRNNSIQNRQLLAEQELDELADDRMALVSGISLDPEAAIGVTKRLPPKWVDGVDEIQYDVGRIKQKMKELASLHDKHLNRPTLDDSTEEEHAIEITTQEITQLFHRCQRAVQALQCRARNCTEQEERVLRNVVSSLAQSLQELSTNFRHAQSGYLKRMKNREERSQHFFDTSVPLMDDGEDNTLYDRGFTDDQLVLVEQNTLMVEEREREIRQIVQSISDLNEIFRDLGAMIVEQGTVLDRIDYNVEQSCIKTEDGLKQLHKAEQYQKKNRKMLVILILFVIVIVLLVVLVGVKSH
- the STX16 gene encoding syntaxin-16 isoform X4, coding for MATRRLTDAFLLLRNNSIQNRQLLAEQLADDRMALVSGISLDPEAAIGVTKRLPPKWVDGVDEIQYDVGRIKQKMKELASLHDKHLNRPTLDDSTEEEHAIEITTQEITQLFHRCQRAVQALQCRARNCTEQEERVLRNVVSSLAQSLQELSTNFRHAQSGYLKRMKNREERSQHFFDTSVPLMDDGEDNTLYDRGFTDDQLVLVEQNTLMVEEREREIRQIVQSISDLNEIFRDLGAMIVEQGTVLDRIDYNVEQSCIKTEDGLKQLHKAEQYQKKNRKMLVILILFVIVIVLLVVLVGVKSH